In one Polaribacter sp. ALD11 genomic region, the following are encoded:
- a CDS encoding NAD(P)/FAD-dependent oxidoreductase, which translates to MKKIVIIGGGAAGYFTAINAKENNPDLDITILEKGKDVLQKVKISGGGRCNVTHACFEPKELVKFYPRGEKELLGPFHQFMTGDTFEWFDDRGVPLKIESDNRVFPEANTSQAIIDCFQKSVDNLGIKVLTNCGVNSVYQEDNKWIVNTKEQNFVADQLVIAAGSSKKVWELCETLDHSIIEPVPSLFTFNINDKRLVDLLGTSVPNATVNISGTKLEASGPLLITHWGMSGPAILKLSAFGARILADKNYQYNVEVNWLSRPTDKVLNVLLNLKKKEPRKTVILKSPFSEITRRLWERFVLFSDIDKTHNWADLNSAQLEKLANQLTKGIYNANGRTTFKDEFVTAGGIDLKEINFKRFESKKHNNLFFVGEVLNIDAVTGGFNFQNAWTGGFICAKALSEE; encoded by the coding sequence ATGAAGAAAATAGTAATTATTGGAGGTGGAGCAGCAGGATATTTTACAGCAATTAATGCGAAAGAAAATAATCCTGATTTAGATATTACTATTCTTGAAAAAGGAAAAGATGTCTTACAAAAAGTAAAGATTTCTGGTGGCGGAAGATGTAATGTTACACATGCATGTTTCGAACCAAAAGAATTGGTGAAGTTTTACCCAAGAGGAGAAAAAGAATTGTTAGGACCTTTTCATCAGTTTATGACGGGCGATACTTTTGAGTGGTTTGACGATCGTGGTGTTCCGTTAAAAATAGAAAGCGATAATCGTGTTTTTCCGGAAGCAAATACAAGTCAGGCAATTATAGATTGTTTTCAAAAATCTGTTGATAATTTAGGTATTAAAGTGCTAACAAATTGTGGTGTAAATTCCGTTTATCAAGAAGATAATAAATGGATTGTTAATACCAAAGAGCAAAATTTTGTAGCAGATCAATTGGTCATTGCCGCAGGAAGTTCTAAAAAAGTGTGGGAGTTGTGTGAAACATTAGACCATTCTATCATAGAACCCGTTCCTTCTTTGTTCACTTTTAATATCAATGACAAAAGATTGGTCGATCTATTAGGAACTTCTGTGCCGAATGCAACGGTAAACATTTCTGGAACAAAATTAGAAGCATCCGGTCCCTTATTAATTACACATTGGGGAATGAGCGGACCCGCAATTTTAAAATTATCTGCTTTTGGCGCACGAATTTTAGCTGATAAAAATTACCAATACAACGTAGAAGTAAATTGGTTGTCGAGACCAACAGACAAGGTTTTAAATGTTTTACTGAATTTAAAAAAGAAAGAACCTAGAAAAACCGTGATTTTAAAATCGCCATTTTCAGAGATTACAAGAAGATTATGGGAGCGTTTTGTGTTGTTTTCAGATATTGATAAAACCCATAATTGGGCAGATTTAAACAGCGCACAATTAGAAAAATTAGCAAATCAATTAACCAAAGGAATTTACAATGCAAATGGTAGAACTACTTTTAAAGACGAATTTGTAACGGCTGGTGGAATCGATTTAAAAGAAATTAACTTTAAACGTTTTGAAAGTAAGAAACACAACAACTTGTTTTTTGTAGGAGAAGTTTTAAATATTGATGCTGTAACTGGCGGATTCAACTTTCAGAATGCTTGGACAGGTGGTTTTATCTGTGCAAAAGCGTTGAGTGAGGAATAA